The proteins below come from a single Oenanthe melanoleuca isolate GR-GAL-2019-014 chromosome Z, OMel1.0, whole genome shotgun sequence genomic window:
- the CZH18orf32 gene encoding UPF0729 protein C18orf32 homolog, which produces MVCIPCIVIPVLLWVYKKFLEPYLYPVIAPFIKRLWPKKAVQELPDTKQGPGGSAGDAQGPAAAKRDQEDGYGSHKFESNGIANGSAVKRSTAVHDKKMA; this is translated from the exons ATGGTGTGCATTCCCTGCATCGTGATCCCCGTTCTGCTCTGGGTCTACAAGAAGTTCTTGGAGCCCTACCTCTACCCCGTGATTGCTCCCTTCATCAAGCGCCTCTGGCCCAAAAAGGCTGTGCAGGAGTTACCAGACACCAAGCAGGGGCcaggaggcagtgctggggatgctcagggaccTGCAGCTGCCAAAAGAGACCAGGAGGATGGATATGGAAGCCATAAA tttgaAAGCAATGGCATTGCAAATGGAAGTGCTGTAAAGAGATCCACAGCTGTTCATGACAAGAAAATGGCTTAA
- the RPL17 gene encoding 60S ribosomal protein L17 encodes MVRYSLDPENPTKSCKSRGSNLRVHFKNTRETAQAIKGMHIRKATKYLKDVTLKKQCVPFRRYNGGVGRCAQAKQWGWTQGRWPKKSAEFLLHMLKNAESNAELKGLDVDSLVIEHIQVNKAPKMRRRTYRAHGRINPYMSSPCHIEMILTEKEQIVPKPEEEVAQKKKISQKKLKKQKLMARE; translated from the exons ATGGTGCGCTACTCCCTGGATCCGGAGAACCCCACGAAAT CATGCAAGTCGCGGGGATCTAACCTGCGTGTGCACTTCAAG AACACCCGAGAGACGGCGCAGGCCATCAAGGGCATGCACATCCGCAAGGCCACCAAGTACCTGAAGGATGTCACCCTCAAGAAGCAGTGTGTCCCCTTCCGGCGCTACAACGGCGGCGTCGGgaggtgtgcccag GCCAAGCAGTGGGGCTGGACACAGGGCCGCTGGCCCAAGAAGAGCGCAGAGTTCCTGCTGCACATGCTGAAGAATGCAGAGAGCAACGCCGAGCTCAAG GGTCTGGATGTGGACTCCCTGGTCATCGAGCACATCCAGGTGAACAAGGCTCCCAAGATGCGCCGGCGCACGTACCGGGCACACGGCAGGATCAACCCCTACATGAGCTCCCCGTGCCACATCGAGATGATCCTCACCGAGAAGGAGCAGATCGTGCCCAAGCCAGAGGAGGAAGTTGCCCAAAAGAAAAAG ATCTCCcagaagaagctgaagaagCAAAAGCTAATGGCTCGGGAGTAA